The Filimonas lacunae genomic sequence AACAGATTGTGGCTACCCAGGCACAGTTGGAGCAACTGCGTTCTAAACTGGCAGAAGAAACCCGCACACTGGATAAAAAGCGTAACGAACACGACCTGTTAAAAAGCCTGATTGACTCGATGGAAGGTTATCCGGAGAGCGTTAAGTTTTTACACAATAACAAGGAGTGGAACCATACAGCCCCTATTTTATCAGATATTATATATGTAAAGGAAGAGTTTCGGGCCGCTGTTGAAAATGTGCTGGAACCTTACCTGAGCTATTATGTGGTAAACAACCTGCAGGAAGGTTTACAAGCTATTCACCTGCTGGATACCCATAAAAAAGGGAAGGCAAACTTTTTTATGCTGGAGCAGTTTGCCGATGTGCAGGTGCAAACCCAGCAACCTGCACAAACCATCCGTGCGATGGATGTGATAGAGGTGGATGCACAATATCGTAAACTGGCAGAATACCTGCTGGGGAACGTATACATTGCAGAAAGCGACGAAGCCTTGCAAAACAGCAATGGTGCGGTGGTGCTGGAAAAAACGGGTAAATACGTAAAAGGAAAATACACGCTTACCGGTGGTAGCGTAGGCCTGTTTGAAGGTAAAAAAATTGGCCGCGCTAAAAACCTGGAGAAGCTGTATGAAGAAATAGTGGCGCAGGAAGCAGTAGTAAATCAGCTAAAAGCAGATATACAAGCACGCCATAACGAGGTAATTGCTTTTAACGAGCAACTGAAAGAGCATGCTATCAGGCAAACAGAAACGGAGATTAACCAGTTAACCAACCAGTTGTTTGCTGCTAAAAACAAGATAGAAAACTTACAGGCTGCCCAGCAAAACTCGCAGCAGCGCCTGGAAGATAATGATGTGCGCCTGCAGGACGAGCAGGATGCCATTGCCGAAACACGCGAAGTGTTGGGCAATCTGAACGAGCAGTTACGTAACACGGGCGATTCGATGAAGGCAGTGGAGCAGGATTACTACCAGGCAGAGCAGGAATACAATTTTGCGTCGGCCCAGTATAACGAAAGCAACCTGCAGTTAACCCGCCAGCAAAGTAAAATAGGTGCATTGAAGCAGGAGTTGGTGTTTAAAGAAAACCAGCTGAACGATCTGCATCAGCAAATACAAAGTAACACTTCCCAATTGTCCGATGCCAGCGCCAACATACAGGAAAGCGATGATGCATTGAAAGAAAGCGAAGCATTGTTGCTGGATTTGTTGCGTAAGAAAGAAGAAGAAGAAAGAAAGCTGAACGAGACGGATCAGGCTTATTATAATATGCGTAACCAGCTTCAGGAAAAAGAAAGCGAGTTGCGTATGAAGAGCAAGAGCAAGGAAATGATAGATCATTTGCTGTCTGAAATTAAAGACAAGCTGAATGAACTGAAATTGCAATTGTCGGGCATGAAAGAGCGCTTGCACGTTGAGTTTAAAATTGACCTGGACGAAATTCTGGACCAGCCCCGTATGACGGATACGCCACTGGAAGACCTGCAAGCATCCTCTGACAGGATGAAAAAGCGGATGGAGAACATTGGTGAGGTGAACCCTACGGCTATTGAAGCATTCCAGGAAATGAAAAAGCGTTATGAGTTCATTCTGGAACAAAAGAACGACCTGGTAAGCGCCAAAGACAGCCTGTTGCAAACCATACAGGAAGTGGAAGCCACTGCCAACCAGCAGTTCCTGGATACCTTTAACCAGGTGCGCGACAACTTCCAGAAGGTATTTAAAGCGTTATTTACAGAAGAAGATACTGCCGACATGGTACTGGAAAACCCGGAAAACCTTGCAGAAACCGGTATTGATATCGTAGCCAAGCCCAAAGGCAAAAGGCCTTCTTCCATTACCCAGTTAAGTGGTGGTGAAAAAACACTAACCGCAACAGCTTTATTGTTTGCTATTTACCTGATTAAGCCAGCGCCCTTCTGTATCCTGGATGAGGTGGATGCGCCACTGGATGATGCCAACGTAGGTAAGTTTACCCAAATGATTCAGAAGTTTAGCGAAAACTCACAGTTTATTATTGTAACCCACAATAAAATGACCATGAGTGCAGTAGACGTTATTTACGGTGTAACCATGCAGGAACCAGGGGTGAGTAAGCTGGTGCCAGTAGATTTTAGAAGTTTAAGTAATTAATTCCATTCATAATGCTGTAAGGCAAAGTCAAAAAGCTATCTGTATTGCAGGTTTCTTTTTGACTTTTTTTATTTGATTAACCGTGTATAAGTTAGTAGCTGTATTGTATTTCGTTTGTTTTAGTTTGTATATCCTGTTTTCGCGTCAACCAGATTACTTTGATGGCGAATTTTACCCGGCCACTATTCATTACCGGGCCGATAGCACAGGCCAAAGCCGGCCTATGGCAGTTTTTACTTTGAGTAAAAAAGATACTGTACGCGTACCGGCAGACTATTTGTTTAGAAAATTAACCGAAGGGCAAAGAGTAGAAGTGATTTTAGAAACTGCCAATCCGCATCATGGTACCGTGTATGCTTTTTGGGGATACTGGATCACCTGGGGGGAGTGTATAGGGTCTGTTATTTTACTGCTGGCCTTGTTTCAGATTGCGGTGCAGGTTACCAAACGTCCTACGGAAGAAGCTTTGGCAGAAGAGCGCACGATGTTTGATCCGCAGTATAAACGCAAATACAAAGACTAATTATTTTTACATATAACTTTCTTCGTTTATGAAAACAATAGGCATGCTCATCTTTTCCAACGTGTTTATGACTTTTGCCTGGTATTGGCATTTGAAAGACAAAGGCATTGCTTTATGGAAAGCCATTCTTATCAGTTGGGGCATTGCGTTTTTCGAATATTGCTTAACTGTGCCTGCTAACAGGTCAGGGTATACTACCGGCTGGACTGGCTTTCAACTGAAAATTGTACAGGAAATTATTTCCCTGGTGATCTTTTGTATATTTGCTGTGCTGTATTTGCGCGAACCTTTCCACTGGAAATACGTAATCAGCTTCCTTTTTATACTGGGTGCGGTATATTTTGCCTTTAAAAAATAGGCAATAATCACTGTGGGGATGATCCCCACAGTAGCCAGACTCATCGCCACAGTAGTGGGGATGATCCCCACAGTAGCCAGACTCATCGCCACAGTAGTGGGGATGATCCCCACAGTAGCCAGACTCATCACCATAGTAGTGGGGATGATCCCCACAGTAGCCAGACTCATCACCATAGTAGTGGGGATGATCCCCACAGTAGCCAGACTCATCACCATAGTAGTGGGGATGATCCCCACAGTAGCCAGACTCATCACCATAGTAGCGGGGATGATCCTCACAGTGACCCGTCCTAAAAAAACTTGACAGTAGAGAGCAGTTAATAATAAGTAGTTGTTGCAAGATAAAATTTAATTCTAACATCAGTTTACAGGGGTCTCAGTGATCCTATCCTGATCTGTCAGGATGAGCGCATAAACCTGCTGTCAAAAACAGGATTCTCAAAATCCTGTTTTTTGTTACGTTCCAGCCAGCTCATCCGGGCTTCCTTAACAGGCTTGCGCTTAGTCCTGTTTATGATAAA encodes the following:
- a CDS encoding DMT family protein, with amino-acid sequence MTFAWYWHLKDKGIALWKAILISWGIAFFEYCLTVPANRSGYTTGWTGFQLKIVQEIISLVIFCIFAVLYLREPFHWKYVISFLFILGAVYFAFKK
- the smc gene encoding chromosome segregation protein SMC yields the protein MRLKQLEIKGFKSFADKTVVNFDEGITGIIGPNGCGKSNIIDSIRWVIGEQKISALRSENLEALVFNGSKTRSPSGLAEVSLTFENTKNLLPTEFSTVTITRRFYKNGDSEYRLNDVACRMKDIHNLFMDTGVSTDSYAIIELGMVDDIIKDKENSRRRMLEQAAGITIYKTRKKEAKSKLDATEQDLNRIEDLLFEINNQLKTLENQAKKAEKYYEIKKDYKEIAIELAKAALEGFNVTYRELNEQQDLETDKKIRLDAEIATEEAAIEQEKVGFIEKERALQSQQYEFNELLQQLRTKENEKNLASQKLQYLREKENSLKDFLQKAEGQLKTIEDSIQYTQIQVGEEDSRLADIQDKVETSKLDIEDKRRLFDEKRSGVDSLRSQYQQIQRNQFDAEKKVAIADTSIQNLQRSHVQINDEQHNRSLQIRQMEEELKEKEETLEDKRVDLQQLQEQHERTKEQIVATQAQLEQLRSKLAEETRTLDKKRNEHDLLKSLIDSMEGYPESVKFLHNNKEWNHTAPILSDIIYVKEEFRAAVENVLEPYLSYYVVNNLQEGLQAIHLLDTHKKGKANFFMLEQFADVQVQTQQPAQTIRAMDVIEVDAQYRKLAEYLLGNVYIAESDEALQNSNGAVVLEKTGKYVKGKYTLTGGSVGLFEGKKIGRAKNLEKLYEEIVAQEAVVNQLKADIQARHNEVIAFNEQLKEHAIRQTETEINQLTNQLFAAKNKIENLQAAQQNSQQRLEDNDVRLQDEQDAIAETREVLGNLNEQLRNTGDSMKAVEQDYYQAEQEYNFASAQYNESNLQLTRQQSKIGALKQELVFKENQLNDLHQQIQSNTSQLSDASANIQESDDALKESEALLLDLLRKKEEEERKLNETDQAYYNMRNQLQEKESELRMKSKSKEMIDHLLSEIKDKLNELKLQLSGMKERLHVEFKIDLDEILDQPRMTDTPLEDLQASSDRMKKRMENIGEVNPTAIEAFQEMKKRYEFILEQKNDLVSAKDSLLQTIQEVEATANQQFLDTFNQVRDNFQKVFKALFTEEDTADMVLENPENLAETGIDIVAKPKGKRPSSITQLSGGEKTLTATALLFAIYLIKPAPFCILDEVDAPLDDANVGKFTQMIQKFSENSQFIIVTHNKMTMSAVDVIYGVTMQEPGVSKLVPVDFRSLSN